In Myxococcus fulvus, one genomic interval encodes:
- a CDS encoding amidohydrolase family protein — MALRAARLFDGKRDKVLPDAVVLIEGSRIQAVGTGLSIPAGTRVVDLGDVTLLPGLIDSHSHLLLEVDAESGDALGPFFQQSTAERALLGAKLGREMLEAGVTTVRDLGNSGLNGDVALRNAIQRGWVQGPRILASTRALAPQGGQFPTLPPPAQPLIEQEYVTISGVEESRRAVRQAFADGADCIKVIVDNGHNVLSLEEMKVIVEEAHRQTRPVAAHTTLDESIRVAVQAGVDSIEHGYSLPDDVVTAMVRKRIFLVPTDGPLDVCDAFDAKAVVKERCRKNLTKAQARLRRAVAAGIRVAAGSDMYLKLPGLTRGQASVKWFLAYAEAGLKPVDILRAATLNAAELLRMQDQLGSVEPNKLADLVAVEGDPLKDIHALKQVRFVMKDGQVILDAGAPRKRVDAATR, encoded by the coding sequence ATGGCCCTGCGTGCCGCGCGACTCTTCGATGGGAAGCGTGACAAGGTCCTGCCGGACGCGGTCGTGCTCATCGAGGGCTCGCGCATCCAGGCCGTGGGCACGGGCCTCTCCATCCCCGCGGGGACACGCGTCGTGGACCTCGGTGACGTCACCCTGCTGCCAGGGCTCATCGACTCCCACTCGCACCTGCTGCTGGAGGTCGACGCGGAGAGTGGTGACGCGCTCGGCCCCTTCTTCCAGCAGAGCACCGCCGAGCGCGCGCTCCTGGGCGCGAAGCTGGGCCGCGAGATGCTCGAGGCGGGAGTCACGACGGTGAGAGACCTCGGCAACTCCGGGCTCAACGGGGACGTGGCGCTGCGCAACGCCATCCAGCGCGGCTGGGTGCAGGGGCCGCGCATCCTCGCCAGCACCCGCGCCCTCGCGCCGCAAGGTGGGCAGTTCCCCACGCTCCCACCCCCGGCGCAGCCCCTCATCGAGCAGGAATACGTCACCATCTCCGGCGTGGAGGAGTCGCGGCGCGCCGTGCGACAGGCCTTCGCCGACGGCGCGGATTGCATCAAGGTCATCGTCGACAACGGACACAACGTCCTCTCGCTGGAGGAGATGAAGGTCATCGTCGAGGAGGCCCACCGCCAGACGAGGCCCGTGGCGGCGCACACCACGCTCGATGAGAGCATCCGCGTCGCGGTCCAGGCGGGCGTCGACTCCATCGAGCACGGGTACTCCCTGCCCGACGACGTGGTGACCGCCATGGTCCGCAAGCGCATCTTCCTGGTGCCCACCGACGGCCCGTTGGACGTGTGCGACGCCTTCGACGCCAAGGCGGTCGTGAAGGAGCGCTGCAGGAAGAACCTCACCAAGGCCCAGGCGCGCCTCCGCCGCGCGGTGGCCGCGGGCATCCGGGTCGCCGCCGGCTCGGACATGTACCTCAAGCTGCCAGGGCTGACGCGAGGGCAGGCCAGCGTGAAGTGGTTCCTCGCCTACGCCGAGGCGGGCCTGAAGCCCGTGGACATCCTGCGCGCCGCGACCCTGAACGCGGCGGAGCTGCTGCGCATGCAGGACCAGCTCGGCTCGGTGGAGCCGAACAAGCTCGCGGACCTGGTCGCGGTGGAGGGCGACCCGCTGAAGGACATCCACGCGCTGAAGCAGGTGCGGTTCGTGATGAAGGACGGACAGGTCATCCTGGACGCCGGCGCTCCACGGAAACGGGTGGATGCCGCGACGCGGTGA
- a CDS encoding serine/threonine-protein kinase yields the protein MLSLRQGLFIAGQYRLLNVLGRGGMGEIWTAYDEAHQRGVAIKFMQDGPWLERDEHSRRFEREARILATIDHPHIVRFLDVGSMEGVPYLVMELLVGEDLASRLSRARRLTASELVTLVRGVTSALERLHDMGVIHRDIKPGNIFFATDGTSETIKVIDFGVAKLVESEQVRSPPEPISRKSFGTPLYMSPERLRGDAGDPRSDLWSFAVVIFEASLGRTPFGDTESYLKQLYDASQAAGIIGVTLPLEVFMFFQRALAFEPSARFQGARAMWDAFLPLEQSLPLLSAIREPPSPQPGSRTGLVELQPSDTKGLSPGPWLELSKGLPPKLEGHAAPIASFFDKLFMGFQWMSPHIIQLEGARFPQLDAQPFFAVFATGEADHLATQAFSGYVDPLERHLTVLQPIARKVVIAVVDATGLGGGVRGRIFEFQEKFGATVLPVHVGELSDALRDGTPYDFLLDRLTDFHTPPDVFSRSERTVDRTRMFGMSAQVNELTRLLQQGSPFVLLTGLPGSGKTSLLEMVRDGLSHTRFVRVRCIELVDRKMETVADAVMKALTDKPREEDAASVPLQQRLSQAFLHASKRANRKDERLVLVLDDADFCITAFTDAGIPEQERRDARVFWASLAEQSRVGSSAVVVTSLAGSLLSSTVIDGWANPLANQARVLRVGPLEAADIRKLCTELGRQINVTFDERALALITELSAGNVSVVRGLCGAAVRSRRQEDAGNMLQSVHVGRADVQQAAQQLIHTGDEFRSSLLPWLGPLERRLMELVASQRPRTPAALRHAFTDSPEQCDAAFARLRHMGLIDHRGGRLTLTIPLLAMWVRHNFEPTAPEANRRQQRRIRAISLGVTGSLLLFGGYYLASQPGEVAWTSAKCQGQIFYPSRAVPGQEETLYISRECATEKSPFAALQCAAEEDAEPLRLMARLGTFASVNTADTSMVLQGQGRSESIPADWRRLRLPVTFQDVGRSSFELELQEADKTVATLVIQKDWVAGLPGYMKALLAFAGAIPALLGLLFSFHQEVVSNVRRLFPDARTETAPQPPPSG from the coding sequence ATGCTCTCGCTTCGCCAGGGGCTCTTCATCGCCGGCCAGTACCGGCTCCTCAACGTCCTCGGCAGAGGAGGAATGGGGGAGATCTGGACCGCCTACGATGAGGCACACCAGCGCGGCGTCGCCATCAAGTTCATGCAGGACGGCCCTTGGCTGGAGCGCGACGAGCACTCGCGCCGGTTCGAGCGCGAGGCGCGAATCCTGGCCACCATCGACCACCCCCATATCGTCCGCTTCCTCGACGTCGGTTCAATGGAGGGAGTCCCCTATCTCGTGATGGAGCTGCTCGTGGGCGAGGACCTCGCCTCCCGGCTTTCCCGTGCGAGGAGGTTGACGGCCTCGGAGCTGGTGACGCTGGTCCGGGGCGTCACGTCCGCGCTCGAGAGACTCCACGACATGGGGGTCATCCACCGCGACATCAAGCCAGGGAACATCTTCTTCGCGACCGACGGCACCTCCGAGACCATCAAGGTCATCGACTTCGGCGTGGCGAAGCTCGTCGAGAGCGAACAGGTCCGCTCGCCGCCCGAGCCCATCAGCCGGAAGAGCTTCGGGACACCGCTGTACATGAGCCCCGAGCGGCTTCGAGGTGACGCGGGAGACCCTCGCAGCGACCTCTGGTCGTTCGCGGTCGTCATCTTCGAGGCGAGCCTGGGACGGACCCCCTTCGGGGACACCGAGAGCTACCTGAAGCAGCTCTACGATGCCTCGCAGGCCGCGGGCATCATCGGCGTCACCCTGCCGCTGGAGGTCTTCATGTTCTTCCAGCGCGCGCTCGCCTTCGAGCCCTCCGCACGGTTCCAGGGTGCCCGCGCGATGTGGGACGCCTTCCTCCCCCTGGAGCAATCCCTCCCGCTGCTGTCGGCGATCCGGGAGCCCCCGAGTCCGCAACCGGGCTCGCGAACGGGCCTCGTCGAACTCCAGCCGAGTGACACGAAGGGACTCTCTCCCGGCCCCTGGCTCGAGCTGTCGAAGGGCCTTCCGCCGAAGCTGGAGGGACACGCGGCGCCCATCGCCTCGTTCTTCGACAAGCTGTTCATGGGCTTCCAGTGGATGTCCCCCCACATCATCCAGCTCGAGGGCGCCCGGTTCCCGCAGCTCGACGCCCAACCCTTCTTCGCGGTCTTCGCCACGGGCGAGGCTGACCACCTCGCCACCCAGGCCTTCAGTGGCTATGTGGACCCGCTGGAGCGGCACCTCACGGTGCTCCAGCCCATCGCGCGCAAGGTCGTCATCGCCGTCGTGGACGCGACCGGGCTGGGCGGCGGCGTGCGCGGTCGCATCTTCGAGTTCCAGGAGAAGTTCGGAGCCACCGTCCTGCCGGTCCACGTCGGAGAGCTGAGCGACGCGCTCCGGGATGGCACGCCCTACGACTTCCTGCTGGACCGCTTGACGGACTTCCACACGCCGCCGGACGTCTTCTCCCGGAGTGAGCGCACCGTCGACCGCACGCGGATGTTCGGCATGAGCGCCCAGGTGAACGAGCTGACCCGCCTGCTGCAGCAGGGCAGCCCCTTCGTGCTGCTCACCGGGCTGCCAGGCTCCGGGAAGACCTCGCTCCTGGAGATGGTGCGCGACGGGCTGAGCCACACCCGCTTCGTCCGGGTGCGCTGCATCGAGCTGGTGGACAGGAAGATGGAGACCGTGGCCGACGCCGTGATGAAGGCGTTGACCGACAAGCCCCGGGAGGAGGACGCGGCCAGCGTGCCCCTGCAGCAGCGGCTCTCCCAGGCCTTCCTCCACGCCAGCAAGCGGGCGAACCGAAAGGATGAGCGGCTCGTCCTGGTCCTCGATGACGCGGACTTCTGCATCACGGCCTTCACGGATGCGGGCATCCCGGAGCAGGAGCGGAGGGACGCGCGGGTGTTCTGGGCGTCGCTCGCCGAGCAGTCCCGCGTCGGGAGCAGCGCGGTCGTGGTGACGAGCCTTGCCGGCAGCCTGCTGTCCAGCACCGTGATTGACGGTTGGGCCAACCCCCTGGCCAATCAGGCGCGCGTGCTGCGAGTCGGGCCGCTGGAGGCAGCAGACATCCGCAAGCTCTGCACGGAGCTGGGGCGGCAGATCAACGTCACCTTCGACGAGCGGGCGCTGGCCCTCATCACGGAGCTCTCCGCGGGCAATGTCTCCGTCGTCCGTGGCCTCTGTGGCGCCGCCGTGCGGTCGCGCAGGCAGGAGGACGCTGGGAACATGCTCCAGTCCGTGCATGTCGGGCGCGCGGACGTGCAGCAGGCGGCGCAACAGCTCATCCACACGGGTGATGAGTTTCGCAGCAGCCTGCTGCCCTGGCTCGGACCGCTCGAGCGCAGGCTGATGGAGCTGGTGGCGAGCCAGCGCCCCCGGACCCCGGCGGCGCTCCGGCATGCGTTCACGGACTCTCCCGAGCAGTGCGACGCGGCGTTCGCCCGGCTGCGGCACATGGGGCTCATCGACCACCGCGGTGGCCGACTGACGCTCACCATCCCCCTGCTCGCCATGTGGGTGCGCCACAACTTCGAGCCCACCGCGCCGGAGGCCAACAGGCGCCAGCAGCGGAGGATTCGCGCCATCTCGCTCGGCGTCACCGGGAGCCTGTTGCTCTTCGGTGGCTATTACCTGGCCTCGCAGCCGGGCGAGGTCGCATGGACGAGCGCGAAGTGTCAGGGGCAGATCTTCTACCCGAGTCGGGCCGTCCCCGGGCAGGAGGAGACTCTGTACATCTCCCGGGAGTGCGCCACGGAGAAGTCCCCGTTCGCGGCCCTGCAGTGCGCCGCAGAGGAGGACGCCGAGCCCCTTCGGCTCATGGCCCGCCTGGGAACCTTCGCCAGCGTGAACACCGCCGACACCTCGATGGTGCTCCAGGGGCAGGGCCGGTCGGAGTCCATCCCCGCCGATTGGCGGCGTCTGCGATTGCCCGTGACATTCCAGGACGTCGGACGCTCCAGCTTCGAGCTGGAGTTGCAGGAGGCTGACAAGACGGTGGCGACGCTCGTCATTCAGAAGGACTGGGTGGCCGGGCTTCCTGGATACATGAAGGCGCTGCTCGCGTTCGCGGGAGCCATCCCCGCCCTGCTCGGCCTGCTCTTCTCCTTCCACCAGGAGGTCGTCTCCAACGTACGGAGGTTGTTCCCGGACGCACGAACGGAGACGGCGCCACAGCCCCCGCCCTCCGGCTGA
- a CDS encoding M23 family metallopeptidase, translating to MLALQACAGDAKPLPEPPQEEVSPVLAVPAGMGHYCSMLWPEQGWAFAWGPTTNSAPCEQLRAQAAGGDVARAGLYSAQGRNNVISRCADGTVGLWSGLGASPLQSAHADATNHQRKSCVFTVAPDALPIFDAPFSLMTRVFHATGFDFAQDVPLDVADFGQTGSTTAHIVDHLGRDQSNANFVNNHDGHDWGMVTGTPILAVANGTVLLARDREVPCASPIQKEVYVQHDVGSDEYLERFVSYYAHFKSYVVTAGQVVRKGQVLGYAGSTGCSSGPHLHLAVARLTNTASEYRRDYSIPGTDHPPMTSNIEIYGWAAPSGFDPWAWRNHPSGALSIHLWNDGQAPVNPNF from the coding sequence GTGCTCGCCCTCCAAGCGTGCGCGGGGGACGCGAAGCCGCTGCCGGAGCCACCCCAGGAGGAGGTGAGCCCGGTGCTGGCGGTCCCGGCGGGGATGGGGCACTACTGCAGCATGCTCTGGCCGGAGCAGGGCTGGGCCTTCGCCTGGGGGCCCACCACGAACTCGGCCCCTTGCGAGCAGCTCCGAGCGCAGGCCGCAGGAGGCGACGTCGCCCGGGCCGGCCTCTACTCAGCCCAGGGACGCAACAACGTCATCTCACGATGCGCGGACGGGACGGTGGGGCTGTGGAGCGGCCTGGGCGCCTCTCCGCTCCAGTCCGCCCACGCCGACGCCACGAACCACCAGCGCAAGAGCTGCGTGTTCACCGTGGCTCCCGACGCACTGCCCATCTTCGATGCGCCCTTCTCGTTGATGACGCGCGTGTTCCACGCCACGGGCTTCGACTTCGCGCAGGACGTCCCCCTGGACGTCGCCGACTTCGGCCAGACAGGCTCGACGACCGCGCACATCGTGGACCACCTGGGACGGGACCAGTCGAACGCGAACTTCGTCAACAACCACGACGGTCATGACTGGGGGATGGTGACGGGCACGCCCATCCTCGCCGTGGCCAACGGCACGGTCCTCCTCGCCAGGGACCGGGAGGTGCCCTGCGCCTCTCCCATCCAGAAGGAGGTCTACGTCCAGCACGACGTCGGCTCGGATGAATACCTGGAGCGGTTCGTGAGCTACTACGCCCACTTCAAGTCCTACGTCGTCACGGCCGGGCAGGTCGTCCGGAAGGGACAGGTGCTCGGCTACGCGGGCTCCACGGGGTGCTCGTCCGGCCCCCACCTGCACCTGGCCGTGGCCCGCCTGACGAACACCGCGTCCGAGTACCGTCGGGACTACTCGATTCCGGGCACGGACCACCCACCCATGACGAGCAACATCGAAATCTATGGGTGGGCCGCGCCCAGCGGCTTCGACCCCTGGGCGTGGCGCAACCATCCCAGCGGCGCCCTCAGCATCCACCTGTGGAACGACGGGCAGGCGCCCGTGAACCCGAACTTCTGA
- a CDS encoding DUF1552 domain-containing protein, which translates to MSNTPVFRWDRRMFLRGAGGAVLALPLLPSLLSPLEAKAQAAQRPKCFVHFRTPHGAIFGASMWPTDAALTQSLFYADHDVRRGDLVATPDASGDAAISRVLTAKPSVLTPTLVSKMNILRGLDFPLYMGHNFGAPLGYYDFDKQRPGSPRATIDQVMAYSSAFYPSVASVRKRSVAIAGSGTSTGSWGYSTPGVRASGVATSSIGGTESSLALFDTLLAGTSSPGTTRPSVVDKVLESYRRLRNGNGRLSAEDKRRLDQHIDAVAELQRRLETTSAGCQVPPRPTTDNLSLRNSGAFAGDPAMNVEYFRLINEVLAVAMNCGVCRVATLSIDENNQNLTFTPRAPQGEDWHNNVVHPSTVPGANQDLVVQFNQVFFSQVFLDLVSRFERFSNGVGGTLLDDALIAWGQENGNTPHFSFSVPVVTAGSAGGALKTGSYCDYRNITRKVSGDSSTGSEGSFLWAGLLYNQWLGTALQAMGIPKSEWSETDHPGYGWKASYQSTYEYLFTNKGFSSAQAYPASMWQKTGELLPFLAP; encoded by the coding sequence GTGAGCAACACACCTGTCTTCCGATGGGACCGCCGCATGTTCCTGCGCGGCGCGGGCGGAGCCGTGCTGGCGTTGCCGCTGCTCCCCTCGCTCTTGAGTCCCCTCGAGGCCAAGGCCCAGGCCGCGCAGCGTCCGAAGTGCTTCGTGCACTTCCGCACCCCTCACGGCGCCATCTTCGGCGCGAGCATGTGGCCGACCGACGCCGCGCTGACGCAGAGCCTGTTCTACGCGGACCACGACGTCCGGCGGGGAGACCTGGTCGCGACGCCCGACGCGAGCGGGGACGCGGCCATCAGCCGGGTGCTCACCGCGAAGCCGTCCGTGCTCACGCCCACACTCGTCTCGAAGATGAACATCCTGCGGGGGCTCGATTTCCCCCTGTACATGGGTCACAACTTCGGCGCCCCGCTGGGCTACTACGACTTCGACAAGCAGCGGCCCGGCTCGCCCCGAGCGACCATCGACCAGGTGATGGCCTACTCGTCGGCGTTCTATCCAAGCGTCGCCTCCGTCCGGAAGCGGAGCGTCGCCATCGCAGGCTCGGGCACGTCCACCGGCAGTTGGGGATACAGCACGCCCGGGGTCCGCGCCTCCGGCGTCGCCACGAGTTCCATCGGCGGCACGGAGAGCTCGCTCGCCCTCTTCGACACGTTGCTGGCCGGGACGAGCAGCCCCGGCACCACCCGGCCCTCCGTGGTGGACAAGGTCCTCGAGAGCTACCGGCGGCTGCGCAACGGCAACGGTCGACTCTCGGCCGAGGACAAGCGGCGACTCGACCAGCACATCGACGCCGTCGCCGAGCTGCAGCGCCGCCTGGAGACCACCAGCGCCGGCTGCCAGGTGCCGCCCCGCCCCACCACCGACAACCTGTCGTTGCGAAACTCCGGCGCCTTCGCGGGCGACCCCGCGATGAACGTCGAGTACTTCCGGCTCATCAACGAGGTGCTCGCGGTGGCGATGAACTGCGGCGTCTGCCGCGTCGCCACACTGAGCATCGACGAGAACAACCAGAACCTGACCTTCACCCCGCGCGCGCCGCAGGGAGAGGACTGGCACAACAACGTCGTGCATCCCTCGACGGTGCCCGGGGCGAACCAGGACCTGGTGGTGCAGTTCAACCAGGTCTTCTTCTCCCAGGTGTTCCTCGACCTCGTCTCCCGCTTCGAGCGGTTCTCGAACGGCGTGGGAGGAACGCTGCTGGATGACGCGCTCATCGCGTGGGGGCAGGAGAACGGCAACACGCCGCACTTCTCCTTCTCCGTCCCGGTCGTCACCGCCGGGAGCGCGGGAGGCGCCCTGAAGACGGGCAGCTACTGCGACTACCGGAACATCACGCGCAAGGTGAGCGGCGATTCGAGCACGGGCAGCGAGGGCAGCTTCCTGTGGGCGGGGCTGCTCTACAACCAGTGGCTCGGCACGGCGCTCCAGGCGATGGGCATCCCGAAGTCGGAGTGGAGCGAGACGGACCACCCCGGCTACGGCTGGAAGGCGTCGTACCAGTCCACCTACGAGTACCTCTTCACGAACAAGGGCTTCAGCTCGGCGCAGGCCTATCCGGCGTCCATGTGGCAGAAGACCGGAGAGCTGCTTCCGTTTCTCGCGCCGTGA
- a CDS encoding glycoside hydrolase family 5 protein encodes MGRRSVWLKCLDVLLGGLVIAGMACAPLPGEEELVPETLEQSLLPPLDNSYQTVLYDDSVTAGWNLGYSWGGISYTSTTSTKAYGTSSLQVTSGADSGFALGADGQTFPTNTHKAVSFALRPGTASLAAIKSLRLIVSQEGTDGNAGVAIGNYANPSFDSLGAGEWTRVTVPMSALAGALTTFNKITLQSVSAVTYGMDGIALEKVTGGKPYPTGVAYRGINRAGMEYGNDWGGWTGQTYYEMPSSTQIAAELAYYKGKGFNLIRLPISWERLQHTLNGPLNTAYSTGMLNYINLATAQGFTLVLDLHNYNRYATGAFDGAGNQTSTYVQRVLGDGTLTVAHLADVWTKLANLVKTNPKVVLNLMNEPHDLPMNSTTWFSGIQTVINAVRATGSTQLILVPNTRGSDVGHWHTWAPGGGPLDSVAALSITDSANNYAFDMHSYYPEGYGSNDESSYGAQLTAVTQWARTHGKKLFLSEMGIPNQQPYAQAQITNALTFMNNNRDVWLGWSPWDLAPWQLTTNNHTGDYTANGITPINWYAAFLTANFLAL; translated from the coding sequence ATGGGACGACGCTCGGTTTGGCTGAAGTGTCTCGATGTTCTGCTGGGAGGTCTGGTCATCGCGGGGATGGCCTGTGCACCGCTTCCGGGCGAGGAGGAGCTTGTTCCGGAGACCCTCGAGCAGTCGCTCCTGCCCCCGTTGGACAATTCCTATCAGACCGTCCTGTATGACGATTCCGTCACGGCGGGGTGGAACCTCGGCTACAGCTGGGGCGGCATTTCCTATACGTCGACGACGAGCACCAAGGCCTACGGGACGTCGTCGCTGCAGGTCACCTCGGGCGCGGACAGCGGGTTCGCCCTGGGGGCCGATGGGCAGACGTTCCCGACGAACACCCACAAGGCCGTGAGCTTCGCCCTCCGTCCGGGCACGGCGAGCCTCGCGGCCATCAAGAGCCTGCGGCTCATCGTGAGCCAGGAGGGGACGGATGGGAACGCGGGCGTCGCGATTGGCAATTACGCCAACCCGAGCTTCGACTCCCTGGGGGCAGGGGAGTGGACGCGTGTCACCGTCCCGATGAGCGCGCTCGCGGGAGCGCTGACCACGTTCAACAAAATCACCCTCCAGAGCGTCTCCGCGGTGACCTATGGGATGGACGGCATCGCGTTGGAGAAGGTGACGGGAGGCAAGCCCTATCCCACCGGCGTCGCCTATCGCGGCATCAACCGCGCGGGGATGGAGTACGGCAACGACTGGGGCGGTTGGACGGGGCAGACGTACTACGAGATGCCGTCGTCGACCCAGATTGCCGCCGAGCTCGCGTACTACAAGGGCAAGGGCTTCAACCTGATTCGTCTGCCCATCTCCTGGGAGCGCCTCCAGCACACGCTCAATGGTCCGCTGAACACGGCCTATTCGACGGGCATGTTGAACTACATCAACCTGGCCACGGCCCAGGGCTTCACCCTGGTGCTCGACCTGCACAACTACAACCGCTACGCGACGGGCGCGTTCGACGGTGCGGGCAACCAGACCTCGACCTATGTCCAGCGCGTCCTGGGGGACGGCACGCTGACGGTGGCCCACCTCGCCGACGTCTGGACGAAGCTCGCGAACCTGGTGAAGACGAACCCCAAGGTGGTGCTGAACCTGATGAACGAGCCGCATGACCTGCCGATGAACTCGACCACCTGGTTCTCCGGCATCCAGACCGTCATCAACGCGGTGCGCGCCACGGGGTCCACCCAGTTGATTCTCGTCCCCAACACGCGGGGGTCGGACGTGGGGCACTGGCACACGTGGGCGCCGGGCGGAGGGCCGCTCGACTCGGTCGCGGCCCTGTCCATCACCGACAGCGCGAACAATTACGCCTTCGACATGCACTCGTATTACCCGGAAGGCTACGGCAGCAACGACGAGTCCTCCTACGGCGCCCAGCTCACGGCCGTCACCCAGTGGGCGAGGACGCACGGAAAGAAGCTGTTCCTGTCCGAGATGGGGATTCCGAACCAGCAGCCCTACGCGCAGGCGCAAATCACGAACGCGCTCACGTTCATGAACAACAACCGCGACGTGTGGCTCGGCTGGTCTCCGTGGGATTTGGCCCCCTGGCAGCTCACCACCAACAACCACACGGGGGACTACACGGCGAATGGAATCACGCCCATCAACTGGTACGCCGCCTTCCTGACGGCGAACTTCCTCGCGTTGTGA
- a CDS encoding di-heme oxidoredictase family protein — MREPSSTRAAAWSLAILGLFIGACGNAPQAHQDEAPPEASSTVAPLAPVVPLFDASTPLEPALVVDTPTALITRLADRSRDRHARESQFQSYEHYLPLYFEYRTYSIEVIDRVAKGGNDITVNITSLWPLDTPDFRAFYQGQAVLSQYWFNVDMARVDALHYTATLNYNAKENRRLQVGDRMEIEISPFMLPPVVGRANYYGTAFLYIVGQGGMVPWEGRGANLDSFPLADTAWLGGRTTLGYNYSNEPSHLFKQMATNLAPVNAQPFVEGRRLHHTDFADGSHSEAGNPSFTAQQNKLGPSYIARSCVACHINNGRALPPDPATSLYTVRFYVNAAPWADVHYRLNGGSQQSFRMARDSSNTNTQLLTNVPAGTVVQYHFTIGNSSGGLSTTSPVSFTVNGAGSSGTSPHGHVVVAPPLRHTVRVGAVGTSVTAHPELGWVLQPQSTQGTPEGSVSISGWTVTNGTYGDGTGYQLRRPVYAFTGPVPTHHSARITPPLVGLGLLEAVDENTLASLADPNDSNADGISGRVQTVVDPQTGQTRAGRFGWKAGKARLRHQVANALNVDMGVTTSVFPVPDCGSAQGCVGASTELADADLEKMVRYIALLGVPARRNLGDAQALQGEGLFGSLGCARCHASTLTTSPYHPYAELRSQVIRPYTDLLLHDLGAGLADNLPEEGASGAEWRTPPLWGIGLTAGISGGEAYLHDGRARSLSEAILWHGGEAEASKEAFRTSSAAQRAALLKFLQSL, encoded by the coding sequence ATGAGAGAGCCTTCCAGCACACGCGCCGCGGCTTGGAGTCTGGCCATCCTGGGGTTGTTCATTGGCGCCTGTGGGAACGCGCCTCAAGCTCATCAGGATGAAGCGCCGCCTGAGGCCTCTTCCACCGTGGCGCCCCTGGCCCCGGTGGTCCCGCTCTTCGACGCCAGCACGCCGCTGGAGCCCGCGCTGGTGGTGGATACGCCCACGGCGCTCATCACCCGGCTGGCGGACCGGTCCAGAGATCGCCACGCGCGCGAGTCGCAATTCCAGAGCTACGAGCACTACCTGCCGCTGTACTTCGAGTACCGCACGTACAGCATCGAGGTCATCGACAGGGTCGCCAAGGGCGGCAACGACATCACCGTCAACATCACCTCGCTCTGGCCCCTGGACACGCCGGACTTCCGAGCCTTCTACCAAGGCCAGGCGGTGCTCTCACAATACTGGTTCAACGTGGACATGGCGCGGGTGGATGCCCTGCACTACACGGCCACCCTCAATTACAACGCGAAGGAGAACCGGCGGCTCCAGGTGGGCGACCGCATGGAGATTGAAATCAGCCCCTTCATGCTCCCTCCCGTCGTGGGGCGCGCCAACTATTACGGCACGGCGTTCCTCTACATCGTGGGCCAGGGCGGCATGGTTCCCTGGGAGGGAAGGGGCGCGAACCTGGACTCGTTTCCCCTCGCCGATACAGCGTGGCTGGGTGGGCGCACGACGCTGGGCTACAACTACTCGAACGAGCCGTCGCACCTGTTCAAGCAGATGGCCACCAACCTGGCGCCGGTGAATGCCCAGCCCTTCGTCGAGGGCAGGCGTCTGCATCACACCGACTTCGCGGATGGCTCCCACTCGGAGGCTGGCAACCCGAGCTTCACCGCGCAGCAGAACAAGCTCGGGCCCTCCTATATCGCTCGCAGCTGCGTGGCCTGCCACATCAACAATGGCCGCGCGCTCCCGCCCGACCCCGCGACGTCCCTGTACACCGTGCGGTTCTACGTGAACGCCGCGCCCTGGGCGGACGTCCACTACCGGCTCAACGGTGGCTCCCAGCAGAGCTTCCGGATGGCGCGTGACAGCTCCAACACGAACACCCAACTGCTCACCAACGTCCCGGCGGGCACGGTCGTCCAGTACCACTTCACCATCGGCAACTCCTCGGGAGGGCTGAGCACCACGTCCCCGGTGAGCTTCACGGTGAACGGCGCCGGCTCCAGCGGGACCAGCCCTCATGGCCACGTCGTCGTCGCGCCGCCGCTGCGCCATACGGTCCGGGTGGGCGCCGTCGGCACCTCGGTGACGGCGCATCCGGAGTTGGGATGGGTCCTCCAGCCGCAGAGCACCCAGGGGACTCCCGAGGGCAGCGTGAGCATCTCGGGCTGGACGGTGACGAACGGCACGTATGGCGACGGCACGGGCTATCAGCTGCGGCGCCCGGTCTACGCCTTCACGGGGCCCGTTCCCACGCACCATTCGGCCCGCATCACTCCGCCCCTCGTCGGCCTGGGACTGTTGGAGGCGGTGGATGAGAACACGCTGGCCAGCCTCGCCGACCCGAATGACTCCAATGCGGACGGCATCTCCGGGCGCGTGCAGACGGTGGTGGACCCGCAGACGGGGCAGACGCGCGCGGGGCGCTTCGGCTGGAAGGCGGGCAAGGCGCGGCTCCGGCATCAAGTCGCCAACGCGCTCAACGTCGACATGGGCGTCACCACGTCTGTCTTCCCCGTTCCGGATTGCGGCTCGGCGCAGGGCTGCGTGGGCGCGAGCACCGAGCTGGCGGACGCGGACCTGGAGAAGATGGTGCGCTACATCGCGCTGCTCGGGGTCCCCGCGCGCCGCAACCTTGGTGACGCCCAGGCGCTCCAGGGAGAAGGACTCTTCGGCAGCCTGGGTTGTGCGCGGTGCCACGCCTCGACGTTGACGACCAGCCCGTACCACCCCTACGCGGAGCTGCGGAGCCAGGTGATTCGGCCCTACACGGACCTGCTGTTGCATGACCTGGGCGCGGGGTTGGCGGACAACCTGCCGGAAGAGGGCGCCTCGGGCGCGGAGTGGCGCACGCCACCGCTCTGGGGCATCGGCTTGACGGCGGGCATCAGCGGCGGAGAGGCCTATCTGCACGATGGCCGCGCGCGCAGCCTCTCCGAGGCCATCCTGTGGCACGGAGGAGAAGCCGAGGCCTCCAAGGAGGCCTTCCGCACTTCGAGCGCCGCCCAACGCGCGGCGTTGCTCAAATTCTTGCAATCCCTTTGA